The Ahaetulla prasina isolate Xishuangbanna chromosome 3, ASM2864084v1, whole genome shotgun sequence genome window below encodes:
- the PCIF1 gene encoding mRNA (2'-O-methyladenosine-N(6)-)-methyltransferase: MANENHGSSREEASLMSHSPGTSHQNQPSSPKPARLVQDLPDELVQAGWEKCWSKRENRPYYFNRFTNQSLWEMPLLGQHDVISDPLGLNAAPVPADGGAGEAAAAERLWKRKLSEEGQPSGNLAKKPKMEVPENPTAQPAPNISSTPGMPLLKAWGVSPEERQAALLRPTEVYWDLDIQTNAVIKQRAPSEVLTPHPEVELLRSQLMLKLRQHYRELCQQREGIDPPRESFNRWMLERKVVDKGSDPLLPSNCEPVVSPSMFREIMNDIPIRLSRIKFREEAKRLLFKYAEAAKRLIESRSASPDSRKVVKWNVEDTFSWLRRDRSASKEDYMDRLEHLRKQCGPHVAAAAKDSVEGICSKIYHISLEYVKRIREKHLAILKEHSISAEVEPPDVQDRLVYCYPVRLTVPSPPLPSVEMHVESSLVCVRYKGEVQKVSRSYFSKLWLLYRYSCIDDSGFEHFLPRVWCLLRRYQMMFGLGLYEGTGLQGALPVHVFEALYKLFGVSFECFASPLNCYFKQYCSAFPDTDGYFGSRGPCLDFFPISGSFQANPPFCEELMDVMVTHFEKLLEASSEPLSFIVFIPEWRDPPPTALTRMEQSRFKRQQLVLPAFDHEYRSGSQHLCKKEEMYYKAVHNTTVLFLQNNAGFSKWEPSQERLHELLTAYKHSGRAQPAPTAASSAPDKDQEPVREQSTSRESTPN, from the exons ATGGCCAATGAGAACCACGGGAGCTCCAGGGAGGAGGCTTCCCTCATGAGCCACTCTCCTGGCACCTCCCACCAAAACCAGCCGAGCTCCCCCAAACCCGCCCGTCTGGTGCAGGATTTGCCAG ATGAGCTGGTGCAGGCGGGCTGGGAGAAGTGCTGGAGCAAGCGTGAGAACCGCCCCTACTACTTCAACCGCTTCACCAACCAGTCACTGTGGGAGATGCCGCTGCTGGGGCAGCATGACGTCATT TCGGACCCTCTGGGTCTGAATGCCGCCCCGGTGCCTGCTGATGGGGGAGCTGGTGAAGCGGCCGCTGCCGAAAGGTTGTGGAAACGGAAGCTGTCTGAGGAGGGCCAGCCCAGCGGCAATCTTGCCAAAAAGCCCAAG ATGGAGGTACCGGAAAACCCCACAGCTCAGCCAGCCCCCAACATTTCCAGCACTCCTGGGATGCCGCTGTTGAAGGCATGGGGCGTCTCTCCTGAAGAGAGGCAGGCGGCTCTCTTGCGACCAACCGA AGTCTACTGGGACCTGGACATTCAGACCAATGCAGTAATTAAGCAGCGGGCCCCCTCGGAAGTGTTGACCCCTCACCCGGAAGTGGAGCTGCTCCGGTCCCAGCTGATGCTGAAGCTGCGGCAGCATTACCGGGAGCTCTGCCAGCAGCGGGAAG GAATCGATCCTCCCCGAGAGTCCTTCAACCGCTGGATGCTGGAGCGAAAGGTGGTGGACAAGGGCTCGGACCCTCTGCTGCCCAGCAACTGCGAGCCAGTCGTGTCTCCCTCCATGTTCCGAGAAATCATGAATGACATTCCCATCAG ATTGTCCCGAATCAAGTTCCGAGAAGAAGCCAAGCGGCTGCTTTTCAAATATGCCGAAGCCGCAAAGCGACTCATTGAATCCAG GAGCGCCTCTCCAGACAGCCGGAAGGTGGTGAAGTGGAACGTAGAAGACACCTTCAGCTGGCTGCGGCGGGATCGCTCGGCCTCCAAGGAGGACTACATG GACCGCTTGGAGCACCTGCGCAAGCAGTGCGGCCCCcacgtcgccgccgccgccaaggACTCGGTGGAGGGCATTTGCAGTAAGATCTACCACATCTCCCTGGAGTACGTCAAACGCATCCGCGAGAAGCACCTGGCCATCCTCAAGGAACACAGCATCTCCG ccgaggTGGAGCCTCCCGACGTTCAGGACCGGCTGGTGTACTGCTACCCAGTGCGGTTGACCGTCCCGTCGCCCCCGCTGCCCAGTGTGGAGATGCATGTGGAGAGCAGCCTGGTCTGCGTGCGCTACAAGGGCGAGGTGCAGAAAGTCAGCCGCAGCTACTTCAGCAAGCTG TGGCTGCTCTATCGCTACAGCTGCATCGACGACTCCGGCTTTGAGCACTTCCTGCCAAGGGTTTGGTGCCTGCTCCGCAGGTACCAG ATGATGTTTGGCCTTGGGCTCTACGAAGGCACCGGCCTGCAGGGGGCGCTCCCGGTGCACGTCTTCGAAGCCCTCTACAAGCTCTTTGGGGTGAGCTTCGAATGCTTCGCCTCTCCCTTGAACTGCTACTTCAAGCAATACTGCTCGGCCTTCCCGGACACAGACGGCTACTTCGGATCCAGAGG gcctTGCCTGGACTTCTTCCCCATCAGCGGCTCCTTTCAGGCCAACCCTCCCTTCTGCGAGGAGCTGATGGACGTCATGGTGACTCACTTCGAG AAACTGCTGGAGGCGTCCAGCGAGCCCTTGTCCTTCATCGTCTTCATCCCGGAGTGGCGAGACCCCCCCCCAACAGCCCTGACCCGCATGGAGCAGAGTCGCTTCAAGCGGCAGCAGCTCGTCCTGCCGGCCTTCGACCACGAGTACCGCAGCGGCTCCCAGCACCTCTGCAAAAA GGAGGAGATGTACTACAAAGCCGTGCACAACACCACAGTGCTGTTCCTGCAGAACAACGCGGGCTTCTCCAAGTGGGAGCCCAGCCAGGAGCGCCTGCACGAACTGCTCACTGCCTACAAGCACTCGGGACGCGCCCAGCCCGCCCCCACCGCCGCCTCTTCGGCCCCAGACAAGGATCAGGAGCCGGTTCGGGAACAGAGCACAAGCCGGGAGTCGACCCCCAACTGA